CAGCAGTGACCATGAGTGACTTCAAGCAAGTGCGGGTGCAGCAGCTGGACCCCCTGGGTGAGGCTGGGCTGGGACTCGGGAGCCTGGAGGGCCACGGGCACCAGCCTGGGGGGCAGCCTGTCCCGCTCTGACGGATGCTCTGCCcacacagaggaggagctggCGGCCAGCAGCGCCAGAGGCTCCCTCAGCCACCACGTACTCCAGCCGCCCTCCAGAGCAGGCAGCTCTGCAGGTAGAgcagggagggggctgaggaGGGACAGGGCTCCTGGGCAGCTGCGTCCCGGGGACGAGGAGGTCGGTGTCTGGGCTCTGGGATCCTGGCAGGCGGAGGCCCAGACTGGAGGCTGGAATCTGGGCTCCTGGGTTCTGGGAAGGTGAAAGCTGAGACCTGGACTCCTGGGTCCGTGGACGAGGCCCGGGCCAGGCTGTCCCTGGGCCAGGCCGAGGCAGGGGCCCTGGTGTGCTgagccccttccttccctcctcaggGTGCCTGAGCTCCAGCTATGCCCTCCTGGGGCTgcagctgctctccctcatggtCTTGGCTGGGCTCCTGGTGGCCGTCCTTGCCCAAGGTCAGCCCCTGAGGTTTGGAGCTCTGTGGTCTGGCCCTTGGACTTGGGcggccaaggcaggaggaggtgggatgGACGCTGGGATTCAACCCTTAGCAGGTTCTAGGGTGTGCTCGGCCCCCACACCTCTGGTGCAGGGGTGGGGAGCAGCACAGGAGGGTGCTGGTCCCGCCTTCCCTGGGTGTCAGGGGTCCTCGACTCCAGCTGGGATTAAGAAGGCCTTGGCTCTCAGACACCAGGTCCCTGGGGGCCAGGGCAGTGCATGGAAGCCAGCAGGTCCAGCACTCGGGGCTTCTTTTCTCTTGGCACAGTCTCCAGGGTCCCCAGCTCCCAGGGACAGAAGGTGTGCCAGGAGCTGACCCAGCTGAAGGCAGGAGTCGGTGAGTGACTAGACACCGCCCTCCCAGGGCCTCAGAGGGCCTCCATGCGGTGACACTTTGCTTGGGTCACCAGCCCTctgggagcctcagtttcctgggcTATTTTATGGAACACAGGATAACAATGACAGTGGCCCTTGGTGCTCACAGAGGGCCgtgcacacagtaggcactcaggCCAGTCTCCTGGGCTCTGGAGCCCTGCTCGTCCcaggctggaggagatgggaccAGGACTCCTGGGGGCTCCTGGGGGGAAGGGACATCAGGGAATGGGGAGGGGACAGTCACCCAGGTGCAGGGTCATGTGAGGGCCCTGACTCCAGGGCTTGAAGGTGGGCAGACATGGGAACATGGCCTCCCAGCACGGGTCCTGACCCTCTCCCCCAACAGACCGCCTGTGCCGCCCCTGCCCCTGGGACTGGACGTTCTTCCAAGGACACTGTTACTTCTTCTCCAAGTCCCAGCGGAACTGGCACGACTCTGTCACCGCCTGCCAGGAAGTGGGGGCCCAACTAGTCATCATCAACAGTGATGAGGAGCAGGTGCATGGTGGGCCCCATCCTGGTCCGGGGCAGGCATCTGGCCACTGGCCACCTGGGAGGAGATGTTGGTCAGAACAGGGTTTTCAGGAGCAGGGGCTGCTTCCTCCAGTGGAAGGGGAGGAGACGGGCATGAAGGAGGGTGGTCCCAGGCAGCTTGCAGGGAAAATCTCAGAAAGTCTGGACATGCATAAGTGCTTTGGGAGACACACCTAGAGGGTGACCTGGTGCGCTGGCCGAGCCGCCTGCTCTCAGCGATAACTCGGGGGCGCCGTGCCCATCTCCCTGGTGTAaacctgcccccccaccccgtgGTCGCATTccatgactaaaacactcaggttcctccaggtgaactgggctgcacaaaattactatctttgggttctgtgatggctcctctgaccttaggtgTCCTtggaacaagagagagagagacagagagagagagacagagagagagagagagctgagcccttttattggggaaaagccattcaaatgaggctgGGGTCAggattcagggggctgagtctggcTTCCTGaggtctgctgtcagcaggttgactgacatctaggaaggccacacccaatggcagagcaagagaaggggacacacaaagggcatttccatggaaccttctatcccaaacaggacaAAGGGGAAGTATTACAAAATAATAAGTGAGTGTAGCTCAGCCCCGGGGGTGTGTCTGCTCGGAAGACTGGCCTTGCTATCTGAGCAGGGGAAAAGCAGAGTCAGGAGCCATGGCTCTACCACAGACCGcagtgatctttcagatcccCGTGGTGCATCAGGACCGGAAGGCGTGGTCACTCAATGTGGCTCCCCACACCCGTGgacgatggcacatgcctgtaatcccagtagctggggagtctgaggcaggaggattttgagttcaaaaccagccttagcagcttaccaaggccctaagtaactcagtgagaccctctctctaaataaaatactaaaaagaatgggctggggatgtggctcagccgtcaagcacccctgggttcaatccctggtacaaaaagaaaagtagtGTCTGTTTAATACACAAGTTTTAGAGAATGACCTGTCTTGTCTCAGTTACCGATTTCTAGTTGGATTCCCTTATAATCAAAGAACATACTCCACACAATTCCAAGGATTTAAATGTATTGAGGCTTGTTCACATCCCTGGACATCATCTACCTTGATGAATGTTGCCCCGGAGAACGTGGAACTTGAGAAAGCTGTGTACCGTGTGTGTTCTGTAGttttgtattgtgtgtgtgtgtgtgtgtgtgtgtgtgtgtactagacttgatttaatttaaaaattcagtacaACACAACACCTATTCatgatttacattaaaaattcttagcgaggggctggggatgtggctcaagcggtagcacgctcgcctggcatgcgtgcggcccaggttcggtcctcagcaccacataccaacaaagatgttgtgtccgccgagaactaaaaaataaatattaaaaaattctctctctcaaaaaaaaaaaattcttagtgaATTAGAAATGAGTGAAATGTCCTTAACATGGGAGTGATGTCCCTCGAGAACCCACAACTGTGATGTCTCTCATTACTACTGGAGAAATGTTGGACGGTCCCATTGAAATCAGGAACAAGCATAAGAATGAAATCTGCAGTCTGTAAATCACGTAAACCGCAAAGGGTTTATCTCAAGAGTACATTCACGACTCATCAAACtccatgaaaggaaaataaaataccgAATTTTCAAGTGGGCAAAACGACAATCCTGCAACACAAGAACACGTAACCTCGTCAGGGACAAAGGGCTTCAGTGGCTATGTCTCTTGAGACTTTTAGGGAGTAGGAGAAAGCCCCCTGACAAAGACATCACATACATGTATTTTAGATGTATGGATGCACAGGGCCACATACATCCCAAAGGATCTGGTACACACATAAGCAGGAGCACACgcgtggacacacacacacacacacacacacacacacacacacacgcacactttTCTTTTGCTTAGATTGGAAAAGAGGTGTAGGTGAAATCCCAGAAGGTTACTGTCTGAACTAAGCTTCTGCTCCAGGCCCCAACAGAGTCACTTATGCTAACGTTCCTAGTCGCCCAGCTGAAAACAAAGTGCTTCTCTCGCTTTCTGACAAGTCTCAGTTCGAGGGATGTCTGCCCAATTTTACAGCCAGGCTGGTATCCACAGGCCTGAAAACAACGCTCTCCCTGCCGTGATCCTCACACAGAAAAGGCCACCTGAAGTAGCCTCAGGTCTGTCCTGGCTCTCGAGTTCTGTCCCCCGGCCTTCGTCCGACAAGGAACGCAACGTGGAAGGAACGGTCCACTTGGGTCTCGTTTCTGCtttccccagccctccctctctACCCGGCCAGACGTCTTGGCTCCGAGGATTAGAAAATCTGTCCTACTTTAAGCAAGGAAAGTGTTGCTGTGCTCTATGTCGGCACACAAAGCCGCCGgagattcaatcctcagaactggTGCTTATCAGAGGAAAGATCTTACACACACAATCTCAaggaactaattttaaaaagagtccgATCGATGCCAAACAAGCCCAGAGAAGGAAACAGTGAAGGCAAGAGAGGGAATCAGCACCAGGGGAACCATCGGGAGAGTCCAAGAAATAAAACTGCCTTCAAAATCGGCTTCTGTCAGGGCGAGGGAATTCAGCACACAAGCTGTTCACGAAGGAGCATTTTTGGGGGCCATCCTTGGTGGCAAGGAGCCTGCAGAATTTTTTCCAACAAGCAATCCTGCCCTTCTGACACTAGTCACCAAGAGGGAACATCAGATTCCTCAAGTCGGTCCCCTGAGACTAACCCCTCTTCTGCTGCACCCTCCTGGGGGCCCTGGGCTGGTCAGGCCCCCGCGGGCCAGCCCTCTGGCTTTGTCTGCCCAACCTCCACTCCAGATGGATGCACAGGAACTCAGAAACACACACTTTGCTTGCACTTACAGGTTTATTTTAAGGACACTGATAAGGGAAACACTGGTTTATTATGAAGGAAACCGACACACGGAACAGGTGAACccaagaagggagggagagaacctTGTGGGGTGCGTCTGTGCCTCTCCCAGGGGCCACCCTCCGACACTTCCTCATGTCCCCCAGCTGTGGAACTGCCAAAGCTCCTCTTCCGGAATTTGTATAGCTCCGTCTCCACGCCCCTCCCTGGAGATTTAGCGGTTGTTCCCATCCTCAGGTTCCTAGAGACGCCCGACTAAGTCACCTGATGAGTCTAAATTCAGGTGTGAGGGAGCAGACTAAAATACCCAAGGGCACACCCACGGCTCAATATCGGCGCCAAGAGCAAACAGATCTTCTGTTATGTCCGCCAAGGG
This is a stretch of genomic DNA from Ictidomys tridecemlineatus isolate mIctTri1 chromosome 2, mIctTri1.hap1, whole genome shotgun sequence. It encodes these proteins:
- the LOC106145102 gene encoding uncharacterized protein LOC106145102 isoform X2; its protein translation is MSDFKQVRVQQLDPLEEELAASSARGSLSHHVLQPPSRAGSSAVSRVPSSQGQKVCQELTQLKAGVDRLCRPCPWDWTFFQGHCYFFSKSQRNWHDSVTACQEVGAQLVIINSDEEQVHGGPHPGPGQASGHWPPGRRCWSEQGFQEQGLLPPVEGEETGMKEGGPRQLAGKISESLDMHKCFGRHT
- the LOC106145102 gene encoding CD209 antigen-like protein A isoform X1, translating into MSDFKQVRVQQLDPLEEELAASSARGSLSHHVLQPPSRAGSSAGCLSSSYALLGLQLLSLMVLAGLLVAVLAQVSRVPSSQGQKVCQELTQLKAGVDRLCRPCPWDWTFFQGHCYFFSKSQRNWHDSVTACQEVGAQLVIINSDEEQVHGGPHPGPGQASGHWPPGRRCWSEQGFQEQGLLPPVEGEETGMKEGGPRQLAGKISESLDMHKCFGRHT